In the Ilumatobacteraceae bacterium genome, one interval contains:
- a CDS encoding carbohydrate kinase: MISVIGEALIDLVITPAGQVDAKLGGAPFNTASACGRLGADVRFVGAVSDDRFGSMLTAQLIDDRVDTSSLVRVGLPTTLAAAELDAGGTATYRFYIDGTSAPALSSIAPESVDGPVIFTGGLGLVLEPMAAAVEAAIGSSRADQLVMVDVNCRPKVIADRTSYVERVARVIGRADVVKVSDEDLDYLSPGVDPLVTARALLETGPSAALVTRGGDGVHVLTAAGDTVVEVGSVEVIDTIGAGDSFGAGFLSWWVASGSGRDDTADVDRLVAAVRAANHVAGVVVTRRGADPPWRSELPADWSP, from the coding sequence ATGATCTCCGTCATCGGCGAAGCACTGATCGACCTGGTGATCACGCCCGCCGGCCAGGTCGACGCGAAACTCGGAGGCGCCCCCTTCAACACCGCCAGCGCCTGCGGACGACTCGGTGCCGATGTCCGCTTCGTCGGGGCGGTGTCCGACGACCGCTTCGGTTCGATGCTCACGGCCCAGCTCATCGACGATCGCGTCGACACGTCGTCGCTCGTCCGGGTCGGGCTGCCGACCACCCTCGCAGCGGCCGAGCTCGACGCCGGCGGCACCGCCACGTACCGGTTCTACATCGACGGGACCTCGGCACCGGCGCTGTCGTCGATCGCTCCCGAATCGGTCGACGGTCCGGTCATCTTCACCGGAGGACTCGGCCTGGTACTCGAACCGATGGCCGCCGCCGTCGAAGCGGCGATCGGCTCGAGCCGGGCCGATCAGCTCGTGATGGTCGACGTCAACTGCCGACCGAAGGTGATCGCGGATCGCACGTCGTACGTCGAACGGGTCGCCCGCGTGATCGGGCGCGCCGACGTCGTCAAGGTCAGCGACGAGGACCTCGACTATCTGTCGCCGGGCGTCGACCCGCTCGTGACCGCTCGGGCGCTGCTCGAGACCGGACCGTCCGCCGCGCTCGTCACCCGTGGCGGTGACGGGGTGCACGTGCTGACCGCGGCCGGCGACACGGTCGTCGAGGTGGGTTCGGTCGAGGTCATCGACACGATCGGTGCCGGCGACTCGTTCGGTGCCGGCTTTCTGTCGTGGTGGGTCGCGTCGGGATCCGGCCGCGACGACACCGCCGACGTCGATCGTCTCGTCGCAGCGGTTCGAGCCGCGAACCACGTGGCGGGCGTCGTCGTCACCCGTCGCGGGGCTGATCCACCCTGGCGCAGCGAACTGCCGGCCGATTGGTCACCCTGA
- a CDS encoding GNAT family N-acetyltransferase, which translates to MTDTIVMTDAIVVAADHPSLDDQVGTFVATLREEPRYFGPAARRNPKPFPSLLAELQQHGGFRLASMEHGRITGLVRVDELGVVHIAVAAEHRGHGTGSLLLQAAISRAAQLCFGRLVLHATHRSRAVRRLGDRLGCTTVDLGRGRLDLILPVPTPAALPA; encoded by the coding sequence ATGACCGACACCATCGTCATGACCGACGCCATCGTCGTCGCCGCCGATCACCCGTCGCTGGACGACCAGGTCGGCACCTTCGTGGCGACGCTGCGGGAGGAGCCGCGCTACTTCGGGCCGGCGGCACGACGGAACCCGAAGCCGTTTCCGTCGCTGCTCGCCGAACTGCAGCAGCACGGTGGCTTCCGCCTCGCATCGATGGAACACGGGCGCATCACCGGACTCGTCCGCGTCGACGAACTGGGTGTCGTCCACATCGCCGTCGCCGCCGAACATCGCGGCCACGGGACCGGGAGCTTGCTGCTCCAGGCCGCGATCTCACGTGCCGCACAGCTCTGCTTCGGCCGACTGGTACTGCACGCGACGCACCGCAGCCGGGCCGTCCGTCGCCTCGGCGATCGGCTCGGTTGCACGACGGTCGACCTCGGCCGCGGCCGCCTCGACCTCATCCTCCCGGTCCCCACCCCGGCCGCACTCCCGGCCTGA